The region GACCTCTCTGCTTGTGCAGGAGAAGCAGTAACGGTCGAGCTATGTTCTGTTGAACAATTCACTGGTGAAGCCATTGTCTCTATGCAAGGTGAGTGTATCGATAACCAAGATATTGAAATTACTCATTATGAATTTGATGATACTCTACTCTCTAACGCCAAAGGTACAGAGGTGGTTACTGAAACATTGCACAGTCACCTACTCAAGTCCAACTGTCTTATCACCAGTCAGCCAGATTGGGGCAGCGTAGAGATTCAATATTCTGGTAGCAAAATCGACCGTGAAGCGTTGTTACGCTACATTGTCTCTTTCCGTGACCACAATGAGTTTCACGAGCAGTGTGTTGAACGTATTTTTACCGACATCATGCGTTACTGCCAACCGACACAATTGACCGTTTATGCTCGTTACACCCGCCGTGGTGGTTTGGATATCAACCCATACCGTTCGACAGAAAACGCGCTCCCGGCGAACAAACAACGTATGGCAAGACAATAATAGGAACACCCCAATAATGATCATAACTCGCTGGCAATCTTGGTTTGCTCTGTTCATGTTGACCGCGTCGACACTCGTTCACGCGACCATTTATTCATCACCAACACTGAACGAAGCCGCCGGATTAGTCGATATTGCCCCAATCCAAGCCAAGGCCTTAGCCAGCGAGTATCTCAATCAGCGCCGCTTGACGGACAAAGCAGAAAAAACGCCGACCACCATGGCGCGAGATGAAGCAGACAGCCGTATTCGAACGCCCGGTAGCACAGTCGATGCGATGGAGCTTCTGGCTCAAGCCGAATTTAATCTTGGTAATGCCCTAACCGCTTATACCGTCTTAGAACAGGCAGAAAAGCTCACCGAGCAATATCAACTCCCATACTTAAACCTTGATGTAAAACTTCTGCATACTCGCTTGCAATGGGTTGATACCGAAAGTGCTGCCAATGCCAATCAGGCCTTAGACGGCATTGAAGCAGCATTTAAAAACATTCAAAACGCAGACCAGCTTGCGACTGGCATTGAATACAAATTGCTGATGCTACGGGCAGAAGTGGCCTCGAAAGCAGGACAAATCACAACTGCCAACCAGCTTTTTGCCAACGTTCAAAATTACCTCAACAAAATAAAATCGACCAAAACTGCCATTGATTACCACATTACCGTGGGTGAGCACTATCTCGACCACGAGCGTTACAACCTCGCGTTGTCAGAACTGTTACGTGCTTACTGGGATGCGATAGAAAATGATTCAGGGGCACAGCTGGCGAAAACAAACACCCTATTAGGTCGACTATTCTTCGAACGTAGAGTGTTAGACAAAGCGTTGCTCCATCTTTCTCAAGCTGCTGATTTTTATGGCAAATATGAAAAGTCCCCGGTATTAGCGCGCGTGCTCAAACGTATGGGTGACACCTACTTTTTGCAGGGCAAATACAACCTCGCCTTGGTGCACTATTTCAACGTCATCGACCATGAAAGTAGTAACAGCGATATCGAACAAGTGATTGAAACTCGTCTCTCCTTAGCGGCGACTTATCTGCAGCTGTATAACTACCCGCTGGCTAGCCAGTACCTAAAACGTGCTGAGGAGCTGCTAAGCTATAGCGACATTCCGCGCCTCAAAGCCAAAGTTGCACTGCTCAACGCAGGTCTCGCTTTCCATCAGAAAAAAACCAGTGACGTAATTAACTACTCGACCAAGGCCCTACAAATCAGCCGAGCATTAAATGATGCAGATCTAGAAGAGCAGGCGTATCAATTGCTCTCTGAAGGCTATGAGCAATCGGGTCAACTGGCGCGTGCACTGCAAAATATGAAGTATCACAATCATCTTGCGCAGCTGCGTCAAGACAAACTCAATCGGATTAGCGAAGATGCGTTTCGCCAGCAAAAAGAGTTCGTTGAGCAAACCTTGCACATGGCTGGTCAAGAGGAAGAGCTTAAACGCCTAAAACAGGAATACAGCAAATTCCAGAAAATTGCCTTTGCTCTATTTATTACTTCAGCGTTATT is a window of Vibrio porteresiae DSM 19223 DNA encoding:
- a CDS encoding tetratricopeptide repeat protein — protein: MIITRWQSWFALFMLTASTLVHATIYSSPTLNEAAGLVDIAPIQAKALASEYLNQRRLTDKAEKTPTTMARDEADSRIRTPGSTVDAMELLAQAEFNLGNALTAYTVLEQAEKLTEQYQLPYLNLDVKLLHTRLQWVDTESAANANQALDGIEAAFKNIQNADQLATGIEYKLLMLRAEVASKAGQITTANQLFANVQNYLNKIKSTKTAIDYHITVGEHYLDHERYNLALSELLRAYWDAIENDSGAQLAKTNTLLGRLFFERRVLDKALLHLSQAADFYGKYEKSPVLARVLKRMGDTYFLQGKYNLALVHYFNVIDHESSNSDIEQVIETRLSLAATYLQLYNYPLASQYLKRAEELLSYSDIPRLKAKVALLNAGLAFHQKKTSDVINYSTKALQISRALNDADLEEQAYQLLSEGYEQSGQLARALQNMKYHNHLAQLRQDKLNRISEDAFRQQKEFVEQTLHMAGQEEELKRLKQEYSKFQKIAFALFITSALFFLFLLRRGYIIQRQKDEIEELNSNLFTHSRSRLRNLRMLNAKLATSLEKSSRSFEEWHIGELINEPLNDRLRFVMVDIPFMRNMYLQHGYTGGLELEHAFGAFLKSKLTGDQRIYHFSDSNLLYIEPNTDRNRPPEEMFELFQSWINEFEPHRHLNRNIRVGIADYPFLPRAYTAINDKELLDILLMATDIARGLSLQENSSHWVYFRAIDNAPAASFASNNIRRSCKYAINQGLVKVQSSYKNEDTIKKLLKAG
- the queF gene encoding NADPH-dependent 7-cyano-7-deazaguanine reductase QueF (Catalyzes the NADPH-dependent reduction of 7-cyano-7-deazaguanine (preQ0) to 7-aminomethyl-7-deazaguanine (preQ1) in queuosine biosynthesis) encodes the protein MSKYSNAKELAGLTLGKKTAYATHYDPTLLQPVPRSLNRNDLNLSADLPFQGSDLWTLYEISWLNQRGLPQVAVGHVAIPATSANLIESKSFKLYLNSFNQTRFAAWDDVQTTMVKDLSACAGEAVTVELCSVEQFTGEAIVSMQGECIDNQDIEITHYEFDDTLLSNAKGTEVVTETLHSHLLKSNCLITSQPDWGSVEIQYSGSKIDREALLRYIVSFRDHNEFHEQCVERIFTDIMRYCQPTQLTVYARYTRRGGLDINPYRSTENALPANKQRMARQ